A genomic window from Silurus meridionalis isolate SWU-2019-XX chromosome 21, ASM1480568v1, whole genome shotgun sequence includes:
- the prlh2 gene encoding prolactin releasing hormone 2: MVVPGGPASRYMSTEQQQQRSFRLRWMSLLIAALLILSASATCAQCTTVEQDLHIVHNVDNRSPEIDPFWYVGRGVRPIGRFGKRESDAQLQNALLLLLLSALRNTESARNEVSSSNMDYYPEVHKSYT; this comes from the exons ATGGTGGTCCCGGGTGGTCCTGCATCTCGGTACATGAGCactgagcagcagcagcagcgctCCTTTCGCCTGCGCTGGATGTCGCTGTTGATCGCGGCGCTTCTCATCTTGTCCGCAAGCGCCACCTGTGCGCAGTGCACCACTGTGGAGCAAGATCTACACATCGTTCACAACGTCGACAACAGAA GTCCTGAGATTGACCCCTTCTGGTATGTAGGTCGTGGTGTGAGACCCATCGGCCGCTTTGGAAAGCGTGAGAGTGATGCACAATTACAGAATgcactcctgctgctgctgctcagcGCTCTGAGAAACACTGAAAGTGCACGCAACGAAGTCTCCTCCTCGAACATGGACTATTACCCAGAAGTGCACAAATCCTATACTTGA
- the chmp4c gene encoding charged multivesicular body protein 4c, translated as MSKVAKLFKGASSSSGSKPSKSSSGSSSKGKHRSRAGPTPQEAIHKLRETEEMLTKKQEYLEKKIEQELMTAKKNGTKNKRVALQALKRKKRLEQQLIQIDGTLSTIEFQREALENANTNMEVLKNMGMAAKAIKGVHEKIDMDNIDSLMDDITEQQQIAQEISGAISQPFGDEFDEDELLAELEELEQEDLEESMKNMGRLPSVPTSKLPSTRPSHQTTTKKRVEDEDDMKMLAAWAS; from the exons ATGAGTAAAGTTGCAAAGCTGTTTAAGGGGGCTTCGAGTTCCTCAGGAAGTAAACCGAGTAAATCCAGCTCCGGCTCGAGCTCGAAGGGGAAACACCGATCGCGCGCAGGCCCGACTCCGCAGGAGGCCATTCACAAACTGCGCGAGACCGAGGAGATGCTCACCAAGAAGCAGGAGTATCTGGAGAAGAAAATCGAACAGGAACTAATGACCGCAAAGAAGAACGGCACAAAAAACAAACGAG TTGCACTTCAAGCTCTAAAGAGGAAGAAGCGTCTTGAGCAGCAGCTAATCCAGATTGATGGTACGCTTTCCACCATTGAGTTTCAGCGCGAGGCACTAGAGAATGCCAACACAAACATGGAGGTCCTGAAAAACATGGGAATGGCTGCCAAAGCTATCAAGGGGGTTCATGAAAAGAT TGACATGGATAATATCGACTCTCTGATGGATGACATCACCGAGCAGCAGCAAATAGCTCAGGAGATCAGCGGAGCTATTTCACAGCCTTTCGGCGACGAGTTTGACGAG GATGAGCTGTTAGCTGAGCTCGAAGAGCTGGAGCAGGAAGATCTTGAGGAAAGTATGAAAAATATGGGCAGGCTACCCAGTGTACCAACTTCCAAACTCCCCAGCACGAGACCCAGTCATCAAACAA caACTAAGAAAAGagtggaggatgaagatgacATGAAGATGTTAGCAGCCTGGGCTTCTTAA
- the zfand1 gene encoding AN1-type zinc finger protein 1 isoform X1 produces the protein MAELDVGRHCQIEYCKQKVQTFCHLSVKAVLECFGRLEHRSRDSHSCPEVLVKRDVLESGVSSSHPCTFQDCKGRELLPVICPNCQKKLCLAHRHQEDHNCEKLEKPKQRMVATQEHVQKILESKKNAPTCKGRKGAKNSATAAKVALMKLKLHATGDKGLPEIERTYFQVFLPKEVNTSSLPMFFSSKWSVGKVVDFAAAQASLKNNNNVLTAKKLRLCHPETGKAIKMDACLQSQLSLSDSPLYNGGNVILEYLDNECSGVEDVTAYIASS, from the exons ATGGCTGAATTGGACGTTGGGAGACATTGTCAAATTGAATATTGCAAACAAAAAG TGCAGACTTTCTGCCATTTGTCTGTGAAGGCTGTTCTGGAGTGTTTTGGTCG TCTCGAACACAGAAGCAGAGATTCACACTCCTGTCCAGAG GTTTTGGTGAAGAGGGATGTCTTAGAGTCAGGAGTCAGTTCATCGCATCCGTGTACATTTCAGGACTGCAAAGGGAGGGAGCTTCTTCCTGTAATCTGCCCAAATTGTCAAAAGAAACTCTGTCTtgc TCATCGGCATCAGGAAGACCATAATTGTGAGAAGTTGGAGAAACCCAAACAACGAATGGTGGCAACACAGGAACATGTGCAAAAAATTTTAG AATCAAAGAAGAATGCACCAACCTGTAAAGGCAGAAAAGGGGCGAAGAACAGTGCTACAGCTGCTAAAGTAGCCCTTATGAAGCTCAAGCTACACGCTACTGGAGATAAAGGACTGCCAGAG ATAGAGCGGACATATTTCCAGGTGTTCCTGCCAAAAGAGGTAAACACATCCAGCCTACCCATGTTCTTTAGTTCCAAGTGGAGTGTGGGTAAAGTGGTGGATTTTGCAGCAGCTCAGGCCAGCCTaaagaacaacaacaatgtGCTCACAGCCAAG AAACTGCGCTTGTGCCATCCTGAAACTGGGAAGGCCATCAAAATGGATGCATGTCTCCAGTCACAGCTCTCACTCTCAGATTCTCCTCTCTATAATGGAGGCAACGTTATCTTGGAATATCTGGATAATGAGTGCTCTGGGGTTGAAGATGTCACAGCCTACATAGCTTCCTCttga
- the zfand1 gene encoding AN1-type zinc finger protein 1 isoform X2 — translation MAELDVGRHCQIEYCKQKDFLPFVCEGCSGVFCLEHRSRDSHSCPEVLVKRDVLESGVSSSHPCTFQDCKGRELLPVICPNCQKKLCLAHRHQEDHNCEKLEKPKQRMVATQEHVQKILESKKNAPTCKGRKGAKNSATAAKVALMKLKLHATGDKGLPEIERTYFQVFLPKEVNTSSLPMFFSSKWSVGKVVDFAAAQASLKNNNNVLTAKKLRLCHPETGKAIKMDACLQSQLSLSDSPLYNGGNVILEYLDNECSGVEDVTAYIASS, via the exons ATGGCTGAATTGGACGTTGGGAGACATTGTCAAATTGAATATTGCAAACAAAAAG ACTTTCTGCCATTTGTCTGTGAAGGCTGTTCTGGAGTGTTTTG TCTCGAACACAGAAGCAGAGATTCACACTCCTGTCCAGAG GTTTTGGTGAAGAGGGATGTCTTAGAGTCAGGAGTCAGTTCATCGCATCCGTGTACATTTCAGGACTGCAAAGGGAGGGAGCTTCTTCCTGTAATCTGCCCAAATTGTCAAAAGAAACTCTGTCTtgc TCATCGGCATCAGGAAGACCATAATTGTGAGAAGTTGGAGAAACCCAAACAACGAATGGTGGCAACACAGGAACATGTGCAAAAAATTTTAG AATCAAAGAAGAATGCACCAACCTGTAAAGGCAGAAAAGGGGCGAAGAACAGTGCTACAGCTGCTAAAGTAGCCCTTATGAAGCTCAAGCTACACGCTACTGGAGATAAAGGACTGCCAGAG ATAGAGCGGACATATTTCCAGGTGTTCCTGCCAAAAGAGGTAAACACATCCAGCCTACCCATGTTCTTTAGTTCCAAGTGGAGTGTGGGTAAAGTGGTGGATTTTGCAGCAGCTCAGGCCAGCCTaaagaacaacaacaatgtGCTCACAGCCAAG AAACTGCGCTTGTGCCATCCTGAAACTGGGAAGGCCATCAAAATGGATGCATGTCTCCAGTCACAGCTCTCACTCTCAGATTCTCCTCTCTATAATGGAGGCAACGTTATCTTGGAATATCTGGATAATGAGTGCTCTGGGGTTGAAGATGTCACAGCCTACATAGCTTCCTCttga